A window of the Podospora bellae-mahoneyi strain CBS 112042 chromosome 6, whole genome shotgun sequence genome harbors these coding sequences:
- a CDS encoding hypothetical protein (EggNog:ENOG503NZSY; COG:S) gives MTLTQQQAIHLVQSIADDHGHLDEKTLATMNAGTRLKVERALLAKDQLIGQSVITLARELYSKDVRFIFELLQNADDNHFNHVKSSGQEPYVAFLIYHDKIVIDCNEDGFTEENLRAICSVGKSSKHGAQGYIGEKGIGFKSVFKVAWKVHVQSGPFSFCFIHRPGDSGMGMISPEWHQSEDSTRPPTGITRMTFTLHNNLDQKLQAAQRQSIVNEFKDLQPAMLLFLKKLRRIEVHFFDVEGTKESHSAMSLSAPVDIPNRAVITTTKTTHNSEPKTFSHHYHVTKLWATGLARNENRKYSPAEESSKAYSRTKVVLAFPLTDQSVPIIEPQDIFAFLPIRKIGFNFLIHTDFVTTANREDIVTSSQRNKGLRRHLAQAFVTAAEQMCEHPQLQFQWMRYLPHLSSNRWDSFWSKFSGILQEEITKVDVIIPFASMTPRPLTALKQWPSKISWLDHLDRPVFEDLPKKKAAYVSLEYQDSDLFILRDYGMKYLSWGDLISRAKADLRSRSSKMKSPQTDAKWHSLAANLLKRGLRNRKYEEEIKALNLLPLSDGSWTSVTKGGSVYFPTTTEGFSIPAELGLKFIKADAAVQPERNALFKALGVISASSDLIRSLVIGFQAKHRSSSFETSVDMLRFLYLTHPPDASLGVYDVIWVISSSYLDLNPTENDVYFEDESDPYGPAALGLEVNFLHPHYLQEPPQTPEDATRTGKDADKGWRNWLEQHIGIRTRLRLATKDVPNGKPALSEEILHVAEHQPTKFIGLLHHLWEYEGESLASNETLCRHLGSLEVLCEGGSREPLKNTILPTPKLRKLSQRYLEPTYGSRFLQLEISLPNTIGSWSFLAKFNIIMDDDLLFYLIILMSIASKAASLLMKPSRILRLYAAIQAKCLASNNISKALKKVRRVFAHSPLTYIPSTPGEFGTSAQWVVATRSCLLDAPADMRHRLPLDALYSQAFSDHASKSLSTVLTFFRETVKVSSCDHMAFVLELQHLKVNNCMDMPLIQSHYKRLRKCISSKQDDIEEVRKWVADKALVFYQPCNDGEPTWYSPADCVWSTEAGLRGKANLREQYPDLKEFFVDLLGVDLLKINMIYELLLQLDTNSPVDYQEAKTQLLVFSSLLPMAPEELLKTMKPKKLVKQNCLPVTCPDVGEKLVGAATEFTIIDRQGPMAEFWHHVRVLDFDMEEVHDLQAFIEWAGLTGRYLSKMVREVPCLGAGPKVPIGNPLFDIRKKAHEILSPRYQEGNGCKLYAQLRGAQTWETDDISAQLVLEMDGESYVVPLEKSDMYIAEEGEEGETSPPSCLTIYIPHDETDQDVCIQHKLPYKLMEWIMTDPGTGKTKPVDGRAVRVVTAVLNAKFASLPRILEREGVHDVDVPALVEKLDEDEDESFPEAEENVGVLEDDVEESIGDDEEGDVYEGDDVFDDVEGLSNIGPEEAAHGFEGDDVFDNVEYSDHDEIAQDDSAAHENGFVDEDEYADADQILDEVERELDGLSIEPRTPPRSVAVLSSSPSTPAGRGIIYTPLGTEPETPLRVPANPRNARWSPSGNFATPRTGYFQPSPNWRSGPRERNSTPSSSTQQYRELLSNMVSAGQQLRFPDFGNLDISPLRGQLPHTKDTANPLWMFSTWQQGAAGELFILELLKTLEPKLPDFCAEVNWTSKLRDHVTVHPTYANLGTWSGFNEISDLEYFDYTGAFTTLLTEKGYLPRSSNTGEQAGNPMQPKKYYIEVKCTSQGCDEPFYMSSGQYNKMQAICEQRDAVYIIFRVFNLYTDRIDVRLFVNPVALERQGLLRFSPERYSVRATP, from the exons ATGACCCtcacccagcagcaagctaTCCATTTGGTTCAGAGCATTGCCGACGACCATGGCCATCTCGATGAGAAAACACTCGCTACAATGAACGCGGGCACCCGCTTGAAGGTTGAGAGAGCTTTGCTGGCAAAAGACCAACTTATTGGTCAGAGTGTTATTAC CCTGGCCAGAGAACTGTACTCCAAGGATGTTCGTTTCATCTTTGAACTGCTTCAGAACGCTGACGATAATCACTTCAACCATGTGAAATCCAGCGGGCAAGAACCGTATGTCGCTTTCCTTATTTATCACGACAAAATCGTCATCGACTGTAACGAAGATGGCTTCACCGAAGAAAACCTACGGGCCATCTGTAGTGTCGGTAAGAGCTCGAAGCATGGCGCTCAAGGATACATTGGTGAGAAGGGAATAGGATTCAAGTCCGTCTTCAAAGTTGCTTGGAAAGTTCATGTTCAGTCGGGacccttttccttttgtttTATCCACAGACCAGGTGACTCTGGTATGGGCATGATTTCACCGGAGTGGCATCAATCCGAGGACTCGACGAGGCCTCCTACCGGCATCACCAGAATGACCTTCACCCTGCACAACAACCTTGATCAGAAGCTACAGGCAGCCCAACGTCAAAGCATCGTGAACGAGTTCAAAGACCTCCAGCCAGCCATGCTGCTGTTCCTAAAGAAGTTGAGACGCATAGAAGTACATTTCTTCGATGTCGAGGGAACAAAGGAGAGTCATTCTGCAATGTCTCTGTCTGCGCCAGTCGATATACCGAATCGAGCCGTCATCACAACCACAAAGACAACTCACAATTCTGAGCCCAAGACGTTCAGTCATCACTACCATGTCACAAAGCTGTGGGCAACGGGCCTTGCCAGGAACGAGAACCGCAAATATTCACCAGCAGAGGAGTCCTCGAAAGCTTACTCTCGGACAAAGGTCGTCCTTGCGTTCCCTTTGACTGACCAGTCCGTACCCATCATCGAGCCTCAGGATATTTTTGCTTTTCTACCGATCCGCAAGATTGGGTTCAAT TTTCTGATCCATACTGATTTTGTCACAACGGCAAATCGGGAAGACATTGTCACGAGCTCACAACGTAACAAAGGTTTACGTCGGCATCTAGCTCAGGCCTTCGTTACCGCAGCCGAGCAGATGTGCGAGCATCCTCAGCTTCAGTTCCAGTGGATGCGATACCTACCTCATCTATCGAGTAACCGTTGGGATTCATTTTGGTCTAAATTCTCTGGAATATTGCAGGAAGAGATCACGAAGGTGGATGTGATCATACCTTTTGCGTCGATGACCCCTCGGCCCCTGACTGCTCTTAAACAGTGGCCCTCTAAGATCTCGTGGCTTGACCACCTTGATCGCCCCGTCTTCGAGGACTTGCCTAAAAAGAAGGCGGCATACGTTTCACTTGAGTATCAGGATTCTGACCTGTTTATTCTCAGGGACTACGGGATGAAATATCTGTCATGGGGCGATCTCATTTCAAGAGCCAAGGCTGACCTTAGGAGTCGCTCTTCAAAGATGAAGAGTCCTCAGACGGACGCTAAGTGGCATTCGTTGGCTGCCAACCttttgaaaagggggttgagaAATCGCAAGTATGAGGAGGAAATCAAGGCACTGAATCTTCTGCCACTCTCTGATGGAAGTTGGACAAGCGTTACCAAAGGAGGAAGTGTTTACTTCCCCACGACAACAGAGGGTTTCTCAATACCGGCGGAGCTGGGTCTCAAGTTCATCAAAGCCGATGCCGCAGTTCAACCTGAAAGGAATGCACTGTTTAAGGCTCTTGGTGTTATCTCTGCGTCATCCGACCTCATTCGATCTTTGGTCATTGGGTTCCAAGCTAAGCACAGGTCCTCCTCTTTTGAGACCTCTGTGGACATGCTCCGGTTTCTATATTTGACACACCCTCCGGATGCATCTTTGGGCGTTTACGATGTGATCTGGGTGATATCTTCCAGTTACTTGGATCTTAATCCGACGGAAAACGACGTTTACTTCGAAGACGAGTCAGATCCCTACGGCCCTGCAGCCCTTGGGCTCGAGGTCAACTTTCTTCACCCACATTACCTACAAGAACCCCCGCAAACACCCGAAGACGCCACTCGCACTGGTAAAGACGCGGACAAAGGCTGGAGGAATTGGTTGGAACAACACATTGGTATCCGAACACGGCTGAGATTAGCAACAAAAGACGTCCCAAATGGGAAACCAGCCTTGTCAGAGGAGATTTTACATGTTGCAGAGCACCAGCCAACCAAATTCATCGGGTTACTTCACCATCTTTGGGAATACGAAGGGGAAAGTCTAGCGTCCAACGAAACCCTTTGTCGGCACCTGGGTAGCTTGGAGGTTCTCTGTGAAGGGGGTAGTCGAGAGCCTCTCAAAAACACTATTTTGCCCACCCCAAAGTTGAGGAAATTGTCTCAGCGATATTTGGAGCCAACTTATGGCTCCAGATTCTTGCAACTCGAGATTAGCCTGCCCAACACGATAGGCAgctggagcttcttggccaAATTCAATATCATTATGGACGATGATCTGCTTTTCTACCTGATCATACTGATGAGTATAGCGTCGAAAGCAGCCTCTCTATTGATGAAGCCTTCTCGGATCCTGCGGCTATATGCGGCGATTCAAGCCAAGTGTCTGGCCAGCAATAATATTTCCAAGGCGCTTAAAAAAGTGAG GCGCGTTTTCGCACATTCTCCTCTCACGTACATTCCTTCTACTCCCGGAGAATTTGGCACCTCTGCGCAATGGGTGGTAGCGACGCGGAGCTGTCTGCTTGATGCGCCAGCCGACATGAGGCATAGGCTACCACTTGACGCATTGTATAGCCAGGCCTTTTCGGATCATGCCAGCAAGTCTTTGTCCACAGTTTTGACATTTTTCCGTGAAACTGTCAAAGTTTCATCCTGCGATCATATGGCTTTTGTCCTTGAGTTGCAACACTTGAAGGTTAACAACTGTATGGATATGCCACTCATTCAAAGCCACTACAAGAGGCTCCGAAAGTGTATTTCATCGAAACAAGACGATATAGAGGAGGTCAGAAAGTGGGTTGCGGACAAAGCGCTGGTATTCTACCAGCCATGCAATGACGGCGAGCCCACGTGGTACAGCCCAGCTGACTGTGTCTGGTCGACCGAGGCGGGACTCCGCGGTAAGGCCAATCTGCGTGAGCAGTACCCTGACTTGAAAGAGTTCTTCGTGGACCTGCTTGGGGTTGACTTGCTCAAAATCAACATGATATACGAGTTGCTCCTGCAACTAGACACCAACAGTCCCGTAGATTATCAAGAAGCAAAGACGCAACTCCTTGTcttcagcagccttctcccGATGGCACCAGAAGAATTGTTGAAGACCATGAAGCCGAAGAAGCTTGTGAAGCAAAACTGCTTGCCAGTTACTTGCCCGGATGTGGGAGAGAAGCTTGTCGGCGCCGCCACCGAGTTCACGATTATTGACCGCCAGGGGCCGATGGCAGAATTTTGGCACCACGTGAGGGTGCTGGACTTtgacatggaggaggtgcatGACCTGCAGGCTTTTATCGAGTGGGCTGGTCTTACGGGGCGGTACCTTTCGAAGATGGTACGGGAGGTGCCTTGTCTTGGGGCTGGGCCAAAGGTTCCCATCGGCAACCCTTTGTTCGATATCAGAAAGAAGGCACATGAGATTTTGAG TCCACGGTATCAAGAGGGCAATGGGTGTAAGCTCTATGCACAGCTGCGTGGGGCGCAGACCTGGGAGACAGACGACATTTCCGCGCAGCTTGTCCTGGAAATGGACGGGGAAAGCTATGTTGTGCCGCTGGAAAAGAGCGATATGTACATCgccgaagaaggcgaggaaggggagacctctccaccatcctgcTTGACGATCTATATCCCACATGACGAGACTGATCAGGATGTGTGCATCCAGCACAAATTGCCTTACAAGTTGATGGAGTGGATTATGACGGATCCCGGGACGGGAAAGACGAAGCCGGTGGATGGGAGAGCGGTCAGGGTGGTTACGGCAGTTTTGAATGCCAAGTTTGCGTCGTTGCCGCGAATTCTGGAGCGTGAAGGAGttcatgatgttgatgttcCTGCTTTGGTAGAAAAACttgatgaagacgaggatgagagTTTCCCAGAGGCTGAGGAGAATGTTGGTGTCCTCGAAGACGACGTTGAGGAAAGcattggagatgatgaggaaggcgATGTATACGAGGGAGATGACGTCTTTGATGACGTCGAGGGGCTGTCTAATATTGGCCCGGAAGAGGCTGCCCACGGGTTTGAGGGAGACGACGTCTTTGATAATGTCGAATACTCTGATCATGACGAGATTGCTCAGGACGATTCTGCTGCACACGAAAACGGATTTGTCGATGAGGACGAGTACGCTGATGCGGATCAGATCTTGGATGAAGTTGAGCGTGAACTTGATGGTTTGAGCATTGAACCACGCACCCCCCCCAGATCGGTCGCGGTATtgtcatcctcaccatcaacacctgcGGGTCGTGGCATAATCTACACACCACTTGGAACGGAACCCGAAACACCTCTCAGAGTCCCTGCCAATCCCCGAAACGCGCGCTGGTCTCCGAGCGGGAATTTTGCGACTCCTCGGACAGGATACTTTCAGCCATCCCCAAACTGGAGGTCAGGACCCCGGGAACGAAACTCTActccaagctcaagcacGCAGCAGTATCGGGAACTCTTGAGCAACATGGTATCAGCTGGCCAGCAGTTGCGATTCCCAGACTTCGGCAACCTCGACATATCACCTTTGAGAGGCCAACTCCCCCATACCAAAGATACTGCAAACCCTCTCTGGATGTTCTCGACTTGGCAACAGGGTGCCGCCGGTGAGCTATTT ATTCTTGAACTTCTCAAGACGCTGGAGCCCAAACTGCCAGATTTCTGCGCAGAGGTCAACTGGACGAGCAAGCTCCGAGACCATGTCACTGTTCATCCAACCTATGCCAACCTAGGCACTTGGTCAGGGTTTAATGAGATATCCGACCTTGAATATTTCGACTACACTGGCGCTTTCACGACTCTCCTGACCGAAAAGGGGTACCTTCCTCGATCGTCCAACACCGGCGAGCAAGCCGGGAACCCGATGCAGCCGAAGAAGTACTACATTGAAGTGAAGTGCACATCTCAGGGCTGTGACGAGCCATTTTACATGAGCTCTGGCCAGTATAACAAG ATGCAGGCAATCTGCGAACAGAGAGACGCTGTGTACATTATCTTTCGAGTGTTTAACCTCTACACTGACAGGATCGATGTCAGGCTGTTTGTGAACCCTGTTGCGCTTGAGAGgcaggggttgttgaggttctCGCCGGAGAGGTATAGTGTTAGGGCGACGCCATAG
- a CDS encoding hypothetical protein (EggNog:ENOG503P2JM; COG:I) — protein MPSSSPAINFPPLQTHTYQHPHTHTLIFLHGRGDKVPSFLTALSAWESSTALTLRTAFPTFRLVFPQAPLRPVAAAAAKGERLEWNQWFDVWNTNDFSDNEELQAEGLRESVSGIRAMIDEEADMLGGRYDRILIAGISRGGATLIHTLFNLEKPIGAFLGFCCRCPFSGSKKTLEQMRAVLGLPGTPQGNEVLRKTPILLEHCIDDPLVRIESGRNLREVLLNFGAERLEWKEYGAGGHWFKAPDGMDDVISFVQNVLEVVDSGSGKDVDMDI, from the exons ATGCCCTCATCAAGCCCCGCAATCAACTTCCCCCCGCTCCAAACCCACACTTACCAACACCCACAC acccacaccctGATCTTCCTCCACGGGCGCGGTGACAAAGTCCCTTCCTTTCTCACCGCCCTCTCGGCATGGGagtcctccaccgccctgACGCTCCGAACCGCCTTCCCCACCTTCCGCCTGGTCTTCCCTCAAGCACCCCTCCGCCCCGtcgcagcagccgccgcaaAGGGCGAAAGACTTGAATGGAACCAGTGGTTTGACGTCTGGAACACCAACGACTTTTCCGACAATGAAGAGCTCCAAGCTGAGGGGCTGAGAGAATCGGTCAGTGGCATCAGGGCAATGATCGACGAAGAAGCCGATATGCTTGGAGGTCGATACGACAGGATTTTGATAGCGGGGATCAGTAGGGGGGGTGCGACGTTGATTCACACATTGTTCAACCTTGAGAAGCCGATCGGTGCCTTCTTGGGATTTTGCTGCCGATGCCCGTTTTCTGGGTCGAAGAAGACGCTGGAGCAGATGAGAGCTGTGCTGGGACTGCCGGGGACGCCACAGGGGAATGAAGTGCTGAGGAAGACGCCGATTTTGTTGGAGCATTGTATCGACGATCCGCTTGTTAGGATTGAGAGTGGGAGGAACTTGAGGGAGGTGCTGCTGAATTTTGGGGCAGAGAGATTGGAGTGGAAGGAGTATGGGGCTGGAGGACACTGGTTCAAGGCGccggatgggatggatgatgtTATTTCGTTTGTGCAAAACGTCTTGGAGGTGGTAGACAGCGGAAGCGGCAAAGATGTTGATATGGACATTTAG
- a CDS encoding hypothetical protein (COG:A; EggNog:ENOG503PBW9), whose translation MAPQNPDKSPQHIDTSFVPELCRSECYRAYEETQKYRKTPELCRTDSVFTKDFAACRTCILHQGKEGDDWTNANKFYLQPAFGEYVEYCDSIPVQSAPRTSSTSTRSIITTTTSIKSSTTTQVTTTVLVTEPPVATSSFTSTSTTEIAVTSKLAVETSTLVIRVSSVVRSPVSSPASAGPTTPPTPTPLPGPPSLSLTTVTIIVIPVFSAILLVAGLIYLYFHLRKRRKQKKATLSAFKEGNTLSKTSTWEKGEMSARISTLPRQEMEDWRGVKDLGPHELPVGASAQEIMDVKDGDGFDEGSSEEGKTVADSPTLSWSEMVGSETTADSPILESSEVAGTSSSPVSRGSIGSDR comes from the exons ATGGCTCCCCAGAACCCGGATAAAAGTCCCCAACACATCGATACCAGTTTTGTCCCTGAGCTTTGCCGATCAGAATGTT ACAGAGCATACGAAGAGACTCAGAAGTATCGAAAGACGCCTGAACTATGCAGAACGGACTCTGTATTCACCAAAGACTTTGCTGCTTGCAGGACATGCATTTTGCACCAGGGCAAGGAAGGTGATGACTGGACTAATGCCAACAAGTTTTATCTGCAGCCAGCATTTGGAGAATACGTTGAGTACTGCGACAGTATTCCCGTTCAGAGTGCGCCAAGGAcgtcctcaacctcgacaagatccatcataacaaccaccacaagcaTTAAAAGCTCGACGACTACCCAGGTCACCACCACAGTCCTGGTAACAGAACCACCTGTAGCGACTAGTTCATTCACTTCGACATCAACTACGGAGATCGCCGTGACCTCCAAGCTTGCAGTAGAAACAAGCACACTTGTTATACGAGTCAGCTCCGTGGTGAGAA GCCCAGTCTCCTCGCCCGCCTCAGCTGGACCGACCACACCCCCCACACCAACTCCACTACCTGGTccaccctctctctctctaaCAACAGTTACCATCATCGTAATCCCAGTTTTCTCGGCCATTCTTCTGGTGGCAGGGCTTATATATCTCTATTTTCACTTGCGCAAGCGGcggaagcaaaagaaagcaaCCCTATCCGCCTTCAAAGAGGGAAACACGCTATCCAAGACTTCGACTtgggagaagggagagatGAGTGCCCGGATATCGACGTTGCCACGGCAAGAGATGGAAGACTGGAGAGGTGTGAAAGATTTGGGGCCGCATGAGTTGCCAGTGGGGGCATCTGCACAGGAGATTATGGATGTAAAAGATGGCGATGGGTTTGATGAGGGATCCTCAGAAGAGGGCAAAACGGTGGCTGATTCGCCCACTCTTTCATGGAGTGAGATGGTGGGCAGTGAGACCACAGCTGATTCTCCTATTCTCGAGTCGAGTGAAGTTGCGGGCACGAGTTCTTCACCTGTGAGTCGTGGAAGCATTGGGTCAGACAGATGA
- a CDS encoding hypothetical protein (EggNog:ENOG503PEYB), whose amino-acid sequence MVDTMASSSPLTMESIKSSLSEQDLSKAQEVATLLLDIYKTLVHMQYIPASDLRPGPHDLAAMLPLYQDLQLDPRIIYLYTLLPYIDNHDRAAFYKGGILIDYRNKHHVEEARDPFFHTDDRRAMMRRWMTPLSLCCGLQVVLIYDAKRHVVGVFEQCFPESRDPALVDKTANRLPWPEDLRRACEEDSHPRLGCGEKGGNVYDNMPARDAADVLRDIKKQYELLEDAPWRHECGEGGGPWLEGIEALFHKHGWPGSDFDVEGFHVDRIRMNAVEDTKRYASEALNKMEREKNGLQRLNQEMLECEQTLALADTLDKEWMTRFEVWKLESTIELKKKLLEGAEKLVARLYPQGSNPGDRPEDVIVWELRHLMNAFRQAGGSLETIQTERIIKDDERHLERLRQAVQACLRDADRLCPEREELPRDDNDIKVVAYAFNREWQVGNLTARKVKLQGFLATVPSTCKEGREVVQKEIDNCQRDIDNRNKFWDEADARQAEARKRNEATAAAV is encoded by the coding sequence ATGGTCGACACCATGGCCTCATCTTCTCCGTTGACAATGGAGTCCATTAAATCCTCGCTCAGCGAGCAAGATCTCTCCAAAGCCCAAGAAGTCGCCACCCTTTTACTCGACATTTACAAAACCCTTGTCCACATGCAATACATTCCCGCCTCTGATCTCCGCCCCGGTCCCCACGACCTGGCGGCCATGCTCCCGCTATACCAGGACCTCCAGCTTGACCCTCGCATCATTTACCTCTataccctcctcccctaTATCGACAACCACGACCGAGCCGCCTTCTACAAGGGAGGCATACTGATTGACTACCGCAACAAGCATCACGTCGAGGAGGCACGTGACCCCTTCTTCCATACGGATGATAGGCGCGCGATGATGCGCCGATGGATGACCCCCCTGTCCTTGTGTTGCGGCCTCCAGGTCGTGCTCATATACGACGCAAAGCGGCACGTTGTTGGGGTCTTTGAACAATGTTTCCCGGAAAGCCGGGATCCCGCTTTGGTTGATAAAACAGCGAACAGATTGCCATGGCCGGAGGATTTACGCCGGGCTTGCGAGGAAGACAGTCACCCCAGGTTGGGGTGtggagaaaaaggagggaaTGTCTACGACAACATGCCCGCACGCGACGCGGCAGACGTTTTGCGGGACATCAAGAAACAATATGAGTTACTGGAAGACGCTCCGTGGCGGCATGAGtgcggtgagggtgggggtcCATGGCTGGAGGGGATTGAGGCGCTGTTTCACAAGCATGGCTGGCCGGGGTCCGACTTTGACGTGGAAGGCTTTCACGTTGATCGTATCCGAATGAACGCAGTGGAAGATACGAAGCGTTATGCGTCAGAGGCCTTGAATAAGATGGAACGGGAGAAGAACGGGTTGCAGCGTTTGAACCAAGAGATGCTGGAGTGTGAGCAGACCCTTGCTTTAGCGGACACGCTTGACAAGGAATGGATGACGAGGTTTGAGGTCTGGAAGTTGGAGAGCACGATTGAGCTTAAGAAGAAGCTCTTGGAAGGGGCTGAGAAACTGGTAGCCAGGTTATATCCTCAAGGGAGCAACCCTGGTGATAGGCCAGAAGATGTGATTGTATGGGAGCTAAGGCATCTGATGAATGCATTTAGACAGGCCGGAGGATCATTGGAGACAATACAGACGGAGAGAATTATTAAAGACGACGAACGGCATCTGGAGCGATTACGGCAAGCGGTGCAGGCCTGTCTAAGGGATGCGGACAGACTGTGTCCCGAGAGAGAGGAGCTACCTAGGGATGACAACGACATCAAAGTCGTTGCTTACGCATTCAACCGAGAGTGGCAGGTTGGGAATCTTACAGCGAGGAAGGTCAAGCTCCAAGGCTTCCTCGCAACCGTCCCTTCAACTTGTAAGGAAGGGCGGGAGGTGGTTCAAAAAGAAATTGATAATTGTCAACGAGACATCGACAACCGCAACAAGTTCTGGGATGAAGCTGATGCTAGACaggcggaggcgaggaagagaaatGAAGCGACAGCGGCGGCTGTTTGA
- a CDS encoding hypothetical protein (EggNog:ENOG503P2PM; COG:K), which yields MSDSSSTFHHHQASWLPSFSELTESIAHSAGDGAPPTRHTTLPLLGGRIPFRSPHSPEAHESPRYASPYCSCTFTAGPWSPLRLDPLSANRDPFQHADSPRKPSSASIAPTADYSTIHVNTGSDHESTEGMVDIPAKLNYTEALEAIANSAFALYDFARRCTADCHPGNNDSTLLVKLPSKRVVNIMVNNSDVIKKRMDDIKLARKWVEESTSGSHSKSRLSHHNPGETVQKPGRGRRRIREIGIDAHGKKTIPARNAAGKCYNCDCTESTEWRKGPEGARTLCNRCGLQYSKRNMPINQRS from the exons ATGTcagactcctcctccacttttcaccaccaccaggcatCATGgcttccctccttctctgAGCTCACTGAGAGCATAGCGCACTCCGCTGGCGACGGGGCCCCTCCCACACGCCACACCACCCTTCCACTCCTCGGCGGCCGGATCCCGTTCCGGTCACCACACTCCCCCGAAGCTCACGAATCTCCTCGTTACGCGAGTCCATATTGCTCTTGCACTTTCACCGCCGGGCCCTGGTCACCCTTGAGATTGGATCCACTCAGCGCCAACCGCGACCCATTCCAGCATGCCGACTCACCACGGAAACCATCGTCTGCCTCCATAGCACCCACTGCCGATTACAGCACCATCCATGTCAACACCGGCAGTGACCACGAGAGCACCGAGGGAATGGTGGATATTCCTGCCAAGCTGAACTACACCGAAGCACTTGAAGCA ATCGCCAACTCAGCTTTTGCCCTCTACGACTTTGCAAGACGCTGTACAGCCGACTGCCACCCTGGCAATAACGACTCAACTCTGCTCGTCAAGCTCCCATCTAAGAGAGTGGTCAACATCATGGTAAACAACAGCGACGTGAtcaagaagaggatggaCGACATCAAGTTGGCGAGAaagtgggtggaggagagcacATCTGGCTCACACTCCAAGAGCCGTTTGTCCCATCACAACCCAGGGGAGACAGTACAGAAACCagggaggggaaggcggAGGATAAGAGAAATTGGGATTGATGCTCATGGGAAG AAAACAATACCAGCACGAAATGCGGCGGGTAAATGCTATAACTGTGACTGTACTGAGAGTACTGAGTGGAGGAAGGGACCAGAAGGGGCGAGGACGTTGTGTAATAGGTGTGGATTGCAGTACTCCAAGAGGAATATGCCGATCAACCAGCGGTCATGA
- a CDS encoding hypothetical protein (EggNog:ENOG503P7XS), which yields MCDFIQRRPFCGHFRFIASKWCRDYTATHIQ from the coding sequence ATGTGTGACTTTATTCAGCGAAGGCCCTTTTGTGGCCACTTCCGCTTTATCGCTTCGAAATGGTGCCGCGATTACACAGCCACCCACATCCAATGA
- a CDS encoding hypothetical protein (EggNog:ENOG503NYG9; COG:S) encodes MKAVAFLLPALAAASPVAQVVGNDGWANAPDPKQIQIDKASFSGNGCPQGSVSTSISPDKTVVTFGFDRFQTYIGPGYDPTAKTKNCQLHLSLKYPSGFQFAVVESTYHGYAQLEKGVTGTFYSTYYFSQDASATTTTQTSITGGGIWESGQVYTKADRIPTASYIYSPCGANGILNVNNRIALTSSNRTAIGEITNDDATVAFTQQVNIAWRTCK; translated from the exons ATGAAGGCCGTcgctttcctcctccccgctcTCGCTGCCGCCAGCCCCGTTGCTCAGGTCGTCGGAAACGACGGCTGGGCCAACGCCCCCGACCCGAAGCAGATCCAGATCGACAAGGCCAGCTTCTCTGGCAACGGCTGCCCCCAGGGCTCCGTTTCCACTTCCATCTCTCCCGATAAGACT GTTGTCACCTTCGGTTTCGACCGCTTCCAGACCTACATCGGCCCCGGCTATGACCCCACTGCTAAGACCAAGAACTGCCAGCTCCATCTCTCCCTAAAG TACCCCAGCGGCTTCCAGTTCGCCGTTGTCGAGTCCACCTACCACGGCTACGCTCAGCTCGAGAAGGGCGTCACCGGCACCTTTTACAGCACCTACTACTTCAGCCAGGACGCcagcgccaccaccaccacccagacCTCCATCACAGGCGGCGGCATCTGGGAGTCTGGCCAGGTCTACACCAAGGCCGACCGcatccccaccgccagctACATCTACTCGCCCTGCGGCGCCAACGGCATCCTCAACGTCAACAACCGCATCgccctcaccagcagcaaccgcaCTGCCATCGGTGAGATCACAAACGACGACGCCACCGTTGCCTTCACCCAGCAGGTCAACATCGCCTGGCGCACCTGCAAATAG